A single genomic interval of Musa acuminata AAA Group cultivar baxijiao chromosome BXJ3-4, Cavendish_Baxijiao_AAA, whole genome shotgun sequence harbors:
- the LOC135634982 gene encoding transcription factor bHLH18-like, producing MDKSSRQGPPDVQRQSSLQESDHLSFIDQSEMISLDQFTVNQIMESLYEEFHDPLPSPNYASCLPFESSRSSDFNSASCSFADVSFGRPIVAVTGGDVSVELPQASSSFLSFDNQDSLHDPPQLCVNSAKGVVEPTNVIRSLIPRGSTWRENTRDFQRPERISMGSRPPSCAQDHVIAERKRRDRLKQQFLELSTIIPGLKKTDKASLLGDAINYIRQLEEKVKTLEEKASEKTVASTNLVEKSEHLRACHHISSSEANPSSRAFPKITASLDGNSSILVRIQCEKRKGLFVKVLSEIEKHHLSVVNTSAMPFAASSLNIAVTAQIEEGFSTTVKDLVKDIDSVLSQFI from the exons ATGGATAAATCATCCCGCCAAGGGCCACCTGATGTACAGCGTCAATCATCTCTACAGGAAAGTGACCATCTTTCCTTCATCGACCAGTCTGAGATGATTTCTCTGGACCAGTTCACGGTAAACCAAATCATGGAATCACTTTATGAGGAGTTCCATGACCCTCTCCCGTCGCCAAACTACGCCTCTTGCCTTCCCTTCGAATCATCCAGGAGCAGCGACTTCAATAGCGCCAGCTGCTCATTCGCGGATGTTTCTTTTGGGAGACCCATCGTCGCTGTTACCGGAGGCGATGTCTCGGTTGAGCTGCCTCAAGCGTCCTCCAGCTTTCTCTCGTTTGATAACCAGGATTCATTGCATGATCCACCACAACTGTGTGTGAATTCTGCGAAAGGAGTTGTGGAGCCAACGAACGTGATCAGGAGTTTAATTCCTCGTGGCTCAACATGGAGAGAGAACACACGGGACTTCCAAAGACCGGAGAGGATAAGCATGGGGAGCAGGCCGCCATCTTGTGCTCAAGACCATGTCATTGCTGAGAGGAAGCGACGAGATCGACTCAAGCAGCAGTTCTTAGAATTATCCACAATCATCCCTGGATTAAAGAAG ACTGACAAGGCCTCGCTGCTGGGAGATGCAATCAACTACATTAGGCAGCTAGAGGAGAAGGTGAAAACCTTGGAGGAGAAGGCTTCAGAGAAGACTGTTGCATCCACCAACCTCGTCGAGAAGTCCGAGCACCTCCGCGCCTGCCACCATATCTCAAGCTCCGAGGCAAACCCTTCCTCTCGTGCCTTTCCCAAGATCACAGCCAGTCTGGACGGGAACTCCTCCATCCTGGTGAGGATTCAGTGCGAGAAGAGAAAGGGGCTGTTTGTGAAGGTGCTGTCCGAGATCGAGAAGCACCACCTCTCCGTCGTCAACACCAGCGCCATGCCGTTTGCTGCCTCTTCTCTCAATATAGCAGTGACCGCGCAG ATTGAAGAGGGATTCTCGACGACGGTGAAGGATCTTGTGAAGGATATAGACTCGGTTCTTAGCCAGTTCATCTGA
- the LOC135634906 gene encoding transcription factor bHLH18-like, which yields MEAEAPAAAGGWYSDVGMNGGFFHQWGFTDQFTAAQFAAALGQDFQRSLSSASHNSFPRDQRPKIPLEASSWSSCTTEQNSCLVPNASSPTILSFGNPDSSIDQNDVYGGLVGVVKPKREMDALHHHGSKRSYGAMAEQRSKAVSNGTRSTYHNKEHIIAERKRREKLTQRFIALSAVVPGLKKMDKASVLGDAINYLKRLEEKVKMLEDQAAKRTVESAVLVKRSRLRVDVDSSSRDESLDGLPQIEAKMSGKTVLVKIHCDNRKGLLVKVLSEIEKLHLSVANTSAISFVGSSLDITVMAQVEEGFDMTVKDVVTQLSSAFRQLT from the exons ATGGAAGCAGAAGCtccagcagcagcaggaggatgGTATTCTGATGTG GGGATGAACGGAGGCTTCTTCCACCAGTGGGGGTTCACGGATCAGTTCACTGCAGCACAGTTTGCAGCAGCTCTTGGGCAAGACTTCCAACGGTCCCTGTCCTCCGCAAGCCACAACTCATTCCCTCGGGACCAACGACCAAAGATACCTCTCGAAGCCAGCAGCTGGAGCTCTTGCACCACCGAGCAGAACTCATGCCTCGTCCCTAATGCCTCGTCTCCAACCATCCTTTCGTTCGGGAATCCGGACTCGTCCATCGACCAGAACGACGTCTATGGGGGTCTCGTCGGGGTGGTGAAGCCAAAGAGAGAGATGGATGCTTTACATCATCATGGATCCAAGAGGAGTTATGGCGCCATGGCCGAGCAGAGATCGAAGGCAGTGAGCAACGGGACCAGGTCAACCTATCACAACAAGGAGCACATCATTGCCGAGAGGAAGCGAAGGGAGAAGCTCACCCAGAGATTTATAGCCTTATCAGCCGTGGTGCCAGGCCTAAAGAAG ATGGACAAGGCTTctgttcttggtgatgccatcaACTACCTGAAACGACTCGAGGAGAAGGTGAAGATGCTTGAAGACCAAGCTGCAAAGAGGACTGTCGAGTCTGCAGTTCTGGTTAAGAGATCTCGGCTCCGTGTTGATGTCGATAGTTCCTCCCGTGACGAGAGCTTGGATGGGCTCCCACAGATTGAAGCCAAGATGTCCGGGAAGACCGTCCTCGTCAAGATTCACTGCGACAACCGCAAAGGATTGCTGGTGAAGGTACTCTCTGAGATCGAGAAGCTCCACTTATCTGTTGCCAACACAAGTGCGATAAGCTTCGTGGGTTCTTCTCTCGATATTACTGTCATGGCTCAG GTCGAGGAGGGTTTCGACATGACGGTGAAGGATGTTGTGACACAGCTGAGTTCTGCTTTCAGACAGCTTACATGA